A window of the Streptomyces luomodiensis genome harbors these coding sequences:
- a CDS encoding amino acid adenylation domain-containing protein yields the protein MHGTDPGGHGREHPDGDAAGPWLATDRHRFNAREHTPDSVTRTLTPDTVRRLAEGSTAADVPGPVTLLTAWTAVLHRHTQQRDLLIGLDPASFTDAAAPAGNTPDAATVPLRVRLRPDAAFADERARIHTAVTEALARDPGGTPATDPRAVAGRAPAPSLRHGTWDVALTLDSGPVHTHLTLHYNASLFTRATAQWILGHCATLLTAAVATPGTPVRELPVQDEPAPAPWRLPVPDGYRPPEPARRGEGLVDRFRRTAAAHPARLAVTGPQGSLTYAELDRVSDTVARRLRRTAGPGDRVALLYGHDVGAVAAIWAVLKTGAAYVPLDPRQPDGRLTRLLTDADCTTLVCDPALADRAGSLARGARTVPADPFDIAVTSPAPPEAPTPGDPDAPAYLLHTSGSTGRPKAVVQSHANVLAHTLAYADRLRIGPRDHIPLLARYTFDAAVMDLYAALLTGATLHVEDPVATAPELRERLRRAATTVLHTTPTLFRHLVGDLPEEGGPDPAFASVRAVVLGGEEAGQHDLRRFLAAFGRNAALVNGLGPTECTLIAQYLAGATDLGGTALPVGHPVEGISLRLLDEEGRGTELLGELEVRGERVAHGYWNEPDATAAAFGTGADGTRHYRTGDLARRRADGALVFAGRKDRQIKLRGHRIEPGEIEAALRSHPTVAEAVVAVDTRAPAPRLVGYVTPATGFPPDTGELLAYLARTLPDHAVPWRIVALDRLPLGPTGKVDRARLPAPGELPSDAAAAPTTPLERTVAQLWCRVLGTDSADLHGNFMAAGGDSVRLLTLLGDVRRELDAEVPLLEFLAAPTIDTLVKLIERET from the coding sequence ATGCACGGCACCGATCCCGGCGGCCATGGCCGGGAGCATCCGGACGGCGATGCGGCTGGGCCCTGGCTCGCGACCGACCGGCACCGCTTCAACGCCCGGGAGCACACCCCCGACAGCGTGACCAGGACGCTCACCCCGGACACCGTCCGACGCCTGGCTGAGGGGAGCACCGCCGCGGACGTCCCCGGCCCGGTCACCCTCCTCACGGCCTGGACGGCCGTCCTCCACCGCCACACCCAGCAGCGCGACCTGCTCATCGGGCTGGACCCGGCGTCCTTCACGGACGCGGCCGCCCCGGCCGGAAACACACCGGACGCGGCCACCGTCCCGCTGCGCGTCCGGTTACGGCCCGACGCCGCCTTCGCCGACGAACGCGCCCGGATACACACCGCCGTCACCGAAGCCCTGGCCCGCGACCCCGGCGGCACCCCCGCCACGGACCCCCGCGCGGTGGCCGGCCGCGCTCCCGCGCCCTCCCTCCGGCACGGCACCTGGGACGTCGCGCTCACCCTGGACAGCGGCCCGGTCCACACCCACCTGACCCTGCACTACAACGCGAGCCTGTTCACCCGGGCCACGGCCCAATGGATCCTCGGGCACTGCGCGACCCTGCTCACCGCGGCCGTGGCCACCCCCGGAACCCCGGTGCGCGAACTGCCCGTCCAGGACGAACCGGCGCCCGCCCCCTGGCGGTTGCCCGTCCCCGACGGCTACCGTCCACCCGAGCCCGCCCGCCGCGGCGAAGGACTCGTCGACCGCTTCCGCCGCACCGCGGCCGCCCACCCCGCCCGACTCGCGGTCACCGGCCCCCAGGGCAGCCTGACCTACGCGGAACTGGACCGGGTCAGCGACACCGTGGCCCGCCGTCTGCGCCGCACGGCCGGTCCCGGCGACCGGGTGGCCCTGCTGTACGGACATGACGTGGGCGCGGTCGCCGCGATCTGGGCGGTGCTCAAGACCGGCGCCGCCTACGTCCCCCTCGACCCACGCCAGCCGGACGGACGGCTCACCCGACTGCTCACCGACGCCGACTGCACCACGCTCGTCTGCGACCCCGCCCTCGCCGACCGGGCCGGGAGCCTGGCACGCGGCGCCCGGACCGTCCCGGCCGATCCCTTCGACATCGCCGTGACGTCCCCGGCCCCGCCCGAGGCGCCGACCCCCGGCGACCCGGACGCGCCCGCCTATCTGCTGCACACCTCCGGATCCACCGGCCGCCCCAAAGCGGTCGTGCAGAGCCACGCCAACGTGCTCGCCCACACCCTCGCCTACGCGGACCGGCTGCGCATCGGCCCGCGCGACCACATCCCGCTGCTGGCCCGCTACACCTTCGACGCCGCCGTGATGGACCTGTACGCGGCCCTCCTCACCGGCGCCACCCTGCACGTCGAGGACCCGGTGGCGACAGCCCCCGAACTGCGCGAGCGGCTGAGGCGCGCCGCCACGACCGTCCTGCACACGACCCCCACCCTCTTCCGGCACCTCGTGGGCGACCTGCCGGAGGAAGGCGGACCGGACCCGGCCTTCGCCTCGGTACGCGCGGTCGTCCTCGGCGGTGAGGAGGCCGGCCAGCACGACCTGCGCCGCTTCCTCGCCGCCTTCGGCCGCAACGCCGCCCTGGTGAACGGGCTCGGCCCCACCGAGTGCACGCTCATCGCCCAGTACCTGGCGGGCGCGACCGACCTCGGCGGGACGGCACTTCCCGTAGGCCACCCCGTCGAGGGCATCTCCCTGCGCCTCCTCGACGAGGAGGGCCGCGGCACCGAACTCCTCGGCGAACTGGAGGTGCGCGGCGAGCGGGTGGCCCACGGCTACTGGAACGAGCCGGACGCCACGGCCGCGGCCTTCGGCACCGGTGCGGACGGCACCCGCCACTACCGCACCGGTGATCTGGCCCGCCGCCGCGCCGACGGCGCCCTGGTCTTCGCCGGACGCAAGGACCGGCAGATCAAACTGCGCGGACACCGGATCGAACCCGGGGAGATCGAGGCCGCGCTGCGCTCCCACCCCACCGTCGCCGAGGCCGTGGTGGCGGTCGACACCCGCGCCCCGGCCCCCCGGCTGGTCGGCTACGTCACCCCCGCCACCGGATTCCCACCGGACACCGGGGAACTGCTCGCCTACCTCGCCCGGACCCTGCCCGACCACGCGGTGCCCTGGCGGATCGTCGCCCTCGACCGGCTGCCGCTCGGCCCGACCGGCAAGGTCGACCGCGCCCGGCTGCCCGCCCCCGGGGAACTGCCCTCCGACGCGGCGGCCGCACCCACCACCCCGCTGGAGCGCACGGTGGCCCAGCTGTGGTGCCGGGTCCTCGGCACCGACTCCGCCGACCTGCACGGCAACTTCATGGCGGCGGGCGGAGACTCGGTGCGGCTGCTGACCCTGCTGGGCGATGTCCGGCGCGAACTCGACGCGGAGGTGCCCCTGTTGGAGTTCCTCGCCGCCCCGACCATCGACACCCTGGTCAAGCTGATCGAACGGGAGACCTGA
- a CDS encoding amino acid adenylation domain-containing protein: MTAPARALAAENSPYVHGERIERVVARHAERDPGALAVRQGAETLRYGELTGLAGSVAAGLRARGVGPGGYVPVLMARSPEFVAVLLGVLTAGAAYIAMDPAWPHERTADAVRRCGAPLVVGDRPGTEVGGSPVVAWTDLVSGADGPPPPPYSDGTQAACVFYTSGSTGRPKGVLSPHRGTVRTLVGCPEIPLDSDTVFLQAAPQPWDAFSLELWGPLLNGGSAVLLDRGAPALDADGLRRALGHGVNTLWLTSSLFNVLVEEVPELVGPARLVLVGGERVSVRHARQLLDRFPRLRLVNGYGPVESTIFATCHPVRSSDVAPDSTEIPIGRPVPRTGVVLLGPEGEVRTGPGDGEIALSGDGLSLGYLGDAEETARRFVTLDGVRHYRTGDLATRDADGLLRYRGRADQQFKVRGVRVEPGEVEAVLERHPDVASCCAVLAETAPDRPGLAVLYTTVSGAPVPDEELRSIAARTLLDAMVPAVLTHTAQLPLGATGKADRAAAARLITDTLTAARPAPARPGPEVPGLLTAAAQLLGAPALGEDDDVIAAGATSLDVVRLAARSSRLLRARITVADVYRLRSVAALRGHGATAPPADAGVPLEPEPEPVSAPGPLPLTRAQQRFWMAEGAAPGAADNALVLAYVLDGPLDTEALHRALHDVVVRHPVLRTVHPWRDELPEQRVRPAALVRVPLERVPRPVGAEAAQAARAVTEDWWRLPFRLEEDLPIRARLCELGPARHLLCLHLHHIAFDGWSESVLLRDLGLFYSWHTGSAPEDGPPPAPGYPDYARWEHRHLPRRIEEELPFWEQELAQLPTSVLPAPTGEGEAPAAESAGYVPRDTVERLTRASALRGGPAVAGLVAAVGRGLARTFDAADVTVGTVTDGRFAPELEPVVGYFVNPLVVPVRGARDAPDATLLDQVARTVVTGLAHGRVPFDELVRRLAPPRDRHPFFQVWSVVQRRPPHGRFAPGLTVRSVRVPAPATARELTVEAVPDVHGGWRLNTQWRVDGLDDATAAALAGEVLCSVEELAALD; encoded by the coding sequence GTGACCGCGCCTGCCCGCGCTCTCGCGGCCGAGAACTCCCCCTACGTCCACGGCGAGCGCATCGAACGGGTCGTGGCCCGGCACGCCGAGCGCGACCCCGGGGCCCTCGCGGTACGGCAGGGTGCGGAGACGCTGCGGTACGGCGAGCTGACCGGGCTGGCCGGCTCGGTCGCCGCCGGGCTCCGGGCCCGTGGCGTCGGTCCGGGCGGGTACGTGCCCGTGCTGATGGCCCGTTCGCCCGAGTTCGTGGCCGTGCTGCTCGGCGTGCTGACCGCGGGCGCCGCCTACATCGCGATGGACCCGGCCTGGCCGCATGAGCGCACGGCGGACGCGGTACGGCGCTGCGGAGCGCCCCTCGTCGTCGGGGACCGGCCGGGCACGGAGGTGGGCGGATCCCCGGTGGTCGCCTGGACCGACCTGGTGTCCGGGGCCGACGGACCGCCACCGCCGCCCTACAGCGACGGCACACAGGCGGCGTGTGTGTTCTACACCTCCGGCTCGACGGGCCGTCCCAAGGGCGTCCTGTCCCCGCACCGGGGCACCGTGCGCACGCTGGTGGGCTGCCCGGAGATCCCGCTCGACTCGGACACGGTGTTCCTCCAGGCCGCGCCGCAGCCCTGGGACGCCTTCTCGCTCGAACTGTGGGGGCCGCTGCTGAACGGCGGCAGCGCGGTCCTGCTGGACCGGGGCGCGCCCGCCCTGGACGCCGACGGGCTGCGGCGGGCCCTCGGCCACGGCGTCAACACCTTGTGGCTGACCAGTTCGTTGTTCAACGTCCTCGTGGAGGAGGTCCCCGAGCTCGTCGGGCCGGCACGGCTGGTGCTGGTGGGCGGCGAGCGGGTCTCCGTGCGGCACGCGCGCCAGTTGCTCGATCGCTTTCCCCGGCTGCGGCTGGTCAACGGCTACGGCCCCGTGGAGAGCACGATCTTCGCCACCTGTCATCCGGTCCGGTCGTCCGACGTCGCCCCGGACAGCACCGAGATCCCCATCGGCCGCCCCGTGCCCCGCACCGGCGTGGTCCTGCTCGGCCCCGAGGGCGAGGTCCGTACGGGCCCGGGGGACGGTGAGATCGCCCTCAGTGGTGACGGACTGTCCCTCGGCTACCTGGGCGACGCCGAGGAGACCGCGCGGCGCTTCGTGACCCTGGACGGTGTGCGGCACTACCGCACCGGCGACCTCGCCACCCGGGACGCGGACGGGCTGCTGCGCTACCGGGGCCGTGCCGACCAGCAGTTCAAGGTCCGGGGGGTCCGCGTCGAGCCCGGCGAGGTGGAGGCCGTGCTGGAGCGCCACCCGGACGTGGCGTCCTGCTGCGCGGTCCTGGCCGAGACGGCTCCGGACCGCCCCGGACTGGCCGTCCTCTACACGACGGTGTCCGGTGCGCCGGTGCCGGACGAGGAGTTGCGGAGCATCGCGGCGCGCACGCTGCTGGACGCGATGGTCCCGGCCGTGCTGACCCACACCGCCCAGCTGCCGCTGGGCGCCACCGGCAAGGCGGACCGGGCCGCCGCGGCCCGCCTGATCACCGACACGCTCACGGCCGCCCGTCCGGCGCCCGCCCGTCCGGGTCCAGAGGTCCCGGGGCTGCTGACGGCGGCGGCTCAGCTGCTCGGCGCTCCCGCGCTGGGGGAGGACGACGACGTCATCGCGGCCGGGGCGACCTCCCTCGACGTGGTCCGCCTCGCCGCCCGCAGCAGCCGTCTGCTCCGCGCGCGGATCACCGTCGCGGACGTCTACCGGCTGCGCTCGGTGGCCGCGCTGCGCGGGCACGGCGCGACCGCCCCGCCCGCCGACGCCGGCGTTCCCCTGGAGCCGGAGCCGGAGCCGGTCTCCGCCCCGGGCCCGCTGCCGCTGACCCGCGCACAGCAGCGGTTCTGGATGGCGGAGGGGGCCGCGCCGGGGGCCGCGGACAACGCGCTCGTACTCGCCTACGTCCTCGACGGCCCCCTGGACACCGAAGCCCTGCACCGCGCGCTGCACGACGTCGTCGTCCGTCACCCGGTGTTGCGCACGGTCCACCCCTGGCGGGACGAGCTGCCCGAGCAGCGCGTCCGGCCGGCCGCCCTCGTCCGGGTCCCGCTGGAGCGGGTGCCGCGCCCGGTCGGCGCGGAGGCCGCACAGGCCGCGCGGGCGGTGACCGAGGACTGGTGGCGGCTGCCGTTCCGGCTGGAGGAGGACCTGCCGATCCGGGCCCGGCTGTGTGAGCTGGGACCGGCACGGCACCTGTTGTGCCTGCACCTCCATCACATCGCCTTCGACGGCTGGTCCGAGTCGGTGCTGCTGCGCGATCTCGGCCTGTTCTACTCCTGGCACACCGGGTCCGCCCCGGAGGACGGACCGCCCCCGGCCCCCGGCTATCCCGACTACGCACGCTGGGAACACCGCCACCTCCCCCGCCGCATCGAGGAGGAGCTGCCGTTCTGGGAGCAGGAGTTGGCCCAGTTGCCGACGTCCGTGCTGCCCGCGCCCACCGGCGAGGGCGAGGCGCCCGCCGCCGAGTCGGCCGGGTATGTGCCCCGGGACACGGTGGAGCGCCTCACCCGGGCGTCCGCGCTGCGCGGCGGCCCCGCGGTGGCGGGGCTGGTCGCGGCGGTCGGCCGGGGCCTCGCCCGGACCTTCGACGCCGCCGATGTCACGGTGGGCACGGTGACGGACGGCCGGTTCGCGCCCGAACTGGAGCCGGTCGTGGGGTACTTCGTCAATCCGCTGGTGGTCCCGGTGCGCGGTGCGCGCGACGCGCCGGACGCCACGCTGCTCGACCAGGTCGCGCGGACCGTGGTGACGGGGCTGGCGCACGGGCGTGTCCCGTTCGACGAGCTGGTGCGGCGACTCGCGCCACCGCGGGACCGGCATCCGTTCTTCCAGGTGTGGTCCGTGGTCCAACGGCGGCCGCCGCACGGGCGGTTCGCCCCTGGGCTGACCGTGCGGTCGGTGCGGGTACCGGCGCCCGCCACGGCGCGCGAGCTGACCGTCGAGGCGGTTCCGGACGTGCACGGCGGCTGGCGGCTGAACACCCAATGGCGCGTGGACGGCCTTGACGACGCGACGGCCGCCGCCCTGGCGGGCGAGGTGCTGTGCTCGGTCGAGGAGCTGGCCGCCTTGGACTGA
- a CDS encoding acyl carrier protein, whose product MSDLKVTLADLWRELLKIEEVTEDTDFFDAGGTSIVAVYLAAEIQERFGAAVDAVDVVTYPRFADLSGLVEEKLAGTAL is encoded by the coding sequence ATGTCGGACCTGAAGGTCACGTTGGCGGATCTGTGGCGGGAACTCCTCAAGATCGAGGAGGTGACGGAGGACACGGACTTCTTCGACGCCGGCGGCACCTCGATCGTGGCCGTGTACCTGGCAGCCGAGATCCAGGAGAGGTTCGGGGCGGCGGTGGACGCCGTCGATGTGGTGACGTACCCCCGCTTCGCCGACCTCTCGGGGCTGGTCGAAGAGAAGCTGGCCGGCACCGCGCTCTGA
- a CDS encoding peptide ligase PGM1-related protein encodes MLILPADRAKAPASGTGHPRAARILIGNDFSEDVRTDRGWTGWWVQRLVWFAEPGDILVLPVRPEEAFVEYVTSLTGTPPDSLTIVVPPAHAGSEGTLSPGRLADPRFARMLDEAIGEREVTQVSALWPDTAVARLARTLGATGATPGHGFIDQAGGVMVNSKSAFRTIAAGAGVPLPPGAVGISPEAAEESVWELLTGGPVVVKHDFLSGGRGNEILTRGEPFRPIGARRVVRVSSREEVRSYLGQQWEWLTAGGRGRPVVERYVRDSSAFFVEFLVTDDGVRLTGHGELLSAPYAVGQIMPSQGLEPEVLERIVDGGRRLAQALHAIGYRGILGPDTIVTPERDVLFTEYNGRVTGSTHIYGRIGALVVGEGFGRDRVILERVWPEGWSTPSFPATREALEKAGLGYDPVTRTGVVLTNAFDGTNGVMYCVVAEDLTAAWARDRALEPLFAAGSRQPA; translated from the coding sequence ATGCTGATCCTGCCCGCCGACCGCGCCAAGGCCCCCGCGTCCGGCACCGGACACCCCCGCGCCGCCCGGATCCTCATCGGCAACGACTTCAGCGAGGACGTACGGACCGACCGGGGCTGGACCGGCTGGTGGGTCCAGCGCCTGGTGTGGTTCGCGGAACCGGGCGACATCCTGGTCCTGCCGGTCCGCCCGGAGGAGGCGTTCGTGGAGTACGTCACCTCCCTCACCGGCACCCCACCGGACTCCCTCACCATCGTCGTCCCGCCCGCGCACGCCGGCAGCGAGGGGACCCTCTCCCCGGGCCGGCTCGCCGACCCCCGGTTCGCGCGGATGCTCGATGAGGCCATCGGGGAGCGGGAGGTGACCCAGGTGTCGGCGCTGTGGCCGGACACCGCCGTCGCACGGCTCGCCCGCACCCTCGGCGCCACCGGGGCGACCCCCGGGCACGGCTTCATCGACCAGGCCGGCGGTGTGATGGTCAACAGCAAGTCCGCGTTCCGCACCATCGCGGCGGGCGCCGGAGTGCCGCTGCCGCCGGGAGCCGTCGGCATCAGCCCGGAGGCGGCGGAGGAGTCGGTGTGGGAACTCCTCACGGGCGGCCCCGTGGTGGTCAAGCACGACTTCCTCTCCGGCGGGCGTGGTAACGAGATCCTCACCAGGGGCGAGCCGTTCCGGCCCATCGGCGCCCGGCGCGTGGTGCGCGTCTCCAGCCGCGAGGAGGTGCGTTCCTACCTGGGACAGCAGTGGGAGTGGCTGACGGCGGGCGGCCGCGGCCGGCCCGTCGTGGAGCGGTACGTCCGCGACAGCTCGGCCTTCTTCGTGGAGTTCCTCGTCACCGACGACGGTGTACGGCTCACCGGACACGGGGAACTTTTGTCCGCGCCCTACGCCGTGGGCCAGATCATGCCGTCGCAGGGACTGGAACCGGAGGTACTGGAGCGCATCGTCGACGGGGGACGGCGGCTGGCGCAGGCGCTGCACGCCATCGGCTACCGGGGAATCCTGGGTCCGGACACCATCGTGACGCCCGAGCGGGACGTTCTGTTCACGGAGTACAACGGCCGCGTCACCGGCTCCACGCACATCTACGGCCGGATCGGGGCGCTCGTCGTGGGCGAGGGCTTCGGCCGGGACCGGGTGATCCTGGAGCGGGTGTGGCCGGAGGGCTGGTCCACCCCGTCCTTCCCGGCCACCCGGGAGGCGCTGGAGAAGGCCGGACTCGGCTACGACCCGGTCACCCGGACCGGCGTGGTGCTCACCAACGCGTTCGACGGCACCAACGGTGTCATGTACTGCGTGGTGGCCGAGGACCTGACCGCCGCCTGGGCCCGCGACCGCGCACTGGAGCCCCTGTTCGCCGCCGGGAGCCGGCAGCCGGCCTGA
- a CDS encoding ABC transporter ATP-binding protein: MTALPVASSAEVRARARRLMARHPRELTGSLALHALAAIAGLVAPQLLGRLVQNAGNDPDSITPAVLLICGAVVAQSFFTWLAIPASLRLAEKVLADLREEFIDRVLELPPHTVEKEGTGELVTRTTRDVDVLATTVRLAVPDTLVAFSTVLLTLGAVVLTSPVLVLPCLVAVPVLWISTRWYLRRARAGYLRAGASYARLTGGLGETVDGARTVDALRLGPHRLRRVAEDIAESYAAERRTLYLRSVYLPIADTAYMLPLVATLLIGGLLHLDGRVDLAAVTAVSLYAQQIIGPVDRLLFWMDELQVGGASFARILGVHEAAGERRPESGTPASQDTGETDIVLKGVRHAYRAGQDVLHGIDLAVAPGERVAVVGPSGAGKSTLGRLLAGVHAPRTGSVSIGGTDLRDLPLDQLRGSIVLVTQEHHVFRGTLRDNLLIARPAADDDALRTALTAVGAWEWAAGLGLDAEVGSGAHALTPGQAQHLALARLVLADPRAVVLDEATSLLTPHTARRLERSLATVLEGRTVVAMAHRLHTAHDADRVVVMEDGRITEDGSHDDLVRRGGAYARLWHSWHGDRHPPRAEAEGAPVPETRNRTTRPGG; this comes from the coding sequence ATGACCGCGCTGCCCGTCGCCTCCTCGGCCGAAGTGCGCGCCCGCGCCCGTCGGCTGATGGCCAGGCACCCGCGCGAGCTGACCGGTTCGCTCGCCCTGCACGCCCTGGCCGCCATCGCCGGCCTGGTGGCGCCCCAGCTCCTGGGGCGACTGGTCCAGAACGCCGGGAACGACCCGGACTCCATCACCCCGGCCGTGCTGCTGATCTGCGGGGCCGTCGTCGCGCAGTCGTTCTTCACCTGGCTGGCGATCCCCGCCTCGCTGCGGCTGGCCGAGAAGGTTCTCGCCGACCTGCGCGAGGAGTTCATCGACCGGGTGCTCGAACTGCCCCCGCACACCGTGGAGAAGGAGGGGACCGGCGAACTGGTCACCCGCACCACCCGGGACGTCGACGTGCTGGCGACCACCGTCCGCCTCGCCGTCCCCGACACGCTGGTGGCCTTCTCCACGGTCCTGCTCACCCTCGGCGCCGTCGTCCTGACCTCCCCCGTCCTCGTCCTGCCCTGCCTGGTGGCCGTCCCGGTGCTGTGGATCTCCACCCGCTGGTACCTGCGCCGGGCCCGCGCCGGGTATCTGCGGGCCGGCGCCTCCTACGCGCGGCTCACCGGCGGACTCGGCGAGACCGTCGACGGCGCCCGCACCGTCGACGCGCTGCGACTGGGTCCGCACCGGCTGCGCAGGGTCGCGGAGGACATCGCCGAGTCCTACGCGGCGGAACGCCGCACCCTGTACCTGCGCAGCGTCTACCTGCCCATCGCGGACACCGCGTACATGCTGCCCCTGGTGGCGACCCTGCTGATCGGCGGGCTGCTCCACCTCGACGGCCGTGTGGACCTCGCGGCCGTGACCGCGGTCAGTCTGTATGCGCAGCAGATCATCGGGCCGGTGGACCGGCTGCTGTTCTGGATGGACGAACTCCAGGTGGGCGGAGCGTCGTTCGCGCGCATCCTCGGTGTGCACGAGGCCGCGGGGGAACGGCGGCCGGAGAGCGGCACACCGGCCTCGCAGGACACCGGCGAGACGGACATCGTCCTCAAGGGCGTACGGCACGCCTACCGAGCGGGCCAGGACGTCCTGCACGGCATCGACCTGGCCGTGGCACCCGGTGAGCGGGTCGCCGTCGTCGGTCCGTCCGGTGCGGGCAAGAGCACGCTGGGCCGGCTGCTCGCCGGGGTCCACGCGCCGAGGACGGGCAGCGTGTCCATCGGCGGCACCGACCTGCGCGACCTCCCCCTGGACCAACTCCGCGGCAGCATCGTCCTCGTCACCCAGGAGCACCACGTCTTCCGGGGCACCCTCCGCGACAACCTCCTCATCGCCCGCCCCGCCGCCGACGACGACGCACTGCGGACGGCTCTGACCGCCGTCGGCGCCTGGGAGTGGGCCGCCGGACTCGGACTGGACGCCGAGGTCGGCTCGGGCGCCCACGCCCTCACCCCGGGCCAGGCCCAGCACCTCGCACTCGCCCGGCTGGTCCTCGCCGACCCGCGGGCCGTCGTCCTGGACGAGGCGACCTCCCTCCTGACGCCGCACACCGCCCGCCGCCTCGAGCGGTCGCTGGCCACGGTGCTGGAGGGCCGCACCGTCGTCGCGATGGCCCACCGCCTGCACACGGCGCACGACGCGGACCGGGTCGTGGTCATGGAGGACGGCCGCATCACGGAGGACGGCAGCCACGACGACCTGGTGCGACGCGGGGGTGCCTACGCGCGCCTGTGGCACTCCTGGCACGGGGACCGGCATCCGCCCAGGGCGGAAGCGGAGGGCGCACCGGTGCCGGAGACCCGAAACCGGACGACACGCCCCGGCGGCTGA